Within Dysgonomonas mossii, the genomic segment AACTTGGCCAATTCTATAGCATATCCATTAACTTTCTACTATGGCGCAACACCCAATTTTGATTGGTATACTAATGGAACAGCGCAAAACAATGCTCTTTGGGGACCAGCAACTAAAACAGTTTATGATCCATGCCCTGTTGGATGGCGTGTACCTCAACAAGGAACATGGGGCAGTAGTAATTTTACTATGGGACAAAATGGTACTACATGGGATACCTCGGGAATGACATGGACTGGCTACGGAAACTGGTATCCTGCGGCAGGTTATCGGACGGATGGAAGTGGAAGTTTGACAAACGTTAGTTACAACGGAATATATTGGGCTGCCACAGCTACTGGTGTATACGGATTCAATATGAAATTTAATAGTACAAATTTATGGATTGGGCAACCAACTTACCGTGCCGGAGGTTTTTGTATTCGATGCGTATCCGAACAATAAATAGCCTAGAGGTATCGGCTTAGAAATTATAAACACGAATAAATTATGAAAGTAATTATCAAATTGATTATATATGGAGCTATACTTGTTTTGTTATTATTAGGCATCTCTATGCCTTCATGCAGTGATACCGAATATGTATCGACAGAAAATAAGAATGTCATGGATATGTTATTTTCAGTAGTAGTTCCAGGTTCATCGGGTCTTAAATCTTCTTTGGGTGAAGATGATGAGAATGATGTGCGAAGTATAGAAGTTTTGTTGTTCGACCTAGACGGAAAATACACATATCAACCTTTGTATAGTAATGTTATAAATACTAATCCTACAGACAGTAAGGTTAAGACTTTTTCTGTAAAAATTCCGGAAGGAAATTATAATGTAGTAATTCTGGCAAATTCCAGACAGAGCCTGGCTAATGCTTTAAGCAGCATAAGTGACGGTGAGGAAAAATCTTCGGTTATGGAAAAATTACTATTGTCGAATGCGGGAAAATGGAACACCGATCCTCTATCCGGAGGATACGTTCCCATACCAATGTGGGGAGAATTGACATCACTCTCTGTAGATGGCAATACAGTCATTAATAATCCGGTCAATCTGGTTCGTATGGTTTCCAAAATAGATGTAGCACTTACTCATGTAGATGCCACAAGTAAATTTGTACTGGAAAGCATACGCCTTTATAACTATAATAATAAAGGTGGAATTGCTCCTGTATCGTCAAATTGGAATGCATTACAAGGAAAAGTAACATCCCCTTCGGTTCCTGCTTCTGCACAGAAACCTGCAAATGCGTCACTGAACCCACTTGTGTATGATGAAGATGCCATTACAACACCGGGGATTTCTAGCATAGGAGAAATCTACACTTTTGAAGCATTAGCCGGAAGTTCATCATCTTTACAAGATAATACCTGCCTGGTTATCGGCGGAACTTATACGGGCGACGCCCAACCGACTTATTATCGGATCGATTTTACACAAACATCTTCAGGCGTTACCACCTATCTTGCTTTACTCAGAAATCATCATTATAAAGTAAATATATCTGAAATTAGCGGTTCTGGATTGGCGACTCCAACAGATGCTTTCAATTCTCGTCCGGTTAATATTAAAGCTGAAATTATCCAATGGAATGATGCTCTGATGAGTGACGTTGTTTTTGACGGACAATACATGCTCGGAGTTTCCGCCGGAGAATTCTCTTTTCCCAGAGATATTCAAACAGCTAGTGATGAAAACAATACGCTTGCAGTTACAACTGATAATCCTTCAGGGTGGACTGTAGATAAAATAGTAGATGCGCAAGGCAACAATATTAATTGGGTAAGTTTGTTATCCACATCAGGAACTTCTGTTTCATCTGGTTCTTCGGGTGTAATTTCCAACCTTAAAGTTGGTCTGACGGAAAATGTAAGTGGCTTAGTCCGTATTGGTTTTATCCATTTGAAAGCAGGGCGACTTACTTATATAATCAAAGTGACGCAAGATATAAATGCAGCTATAGCATTAAGTATAAAAAATACTGCAGGAACTCGAAAAATCACAGAATTGATATTTGCAGCACCAATAAATACTCAACCAGATGCCCAACAATTTAAAATAAAGTGGGTTCCAGAATCTTCATCTGTTACAGCAACTCATTATGTGATAGGTAGTACAGGGCTCTCGTTAGACGTTTCTTCAGGTTTGCCTTCCGTTGGTTTGCAGTCTAGTATAAGTGATCCATCAGGAGAGATATTATTTACAATACAACCCCCAGGCATTTCTGATTCCGAGCTTTTAGATAATCCGTTTCTTGTGAAAATATCAAAAATAGATTTCACTGTATCCAATGGTACTAATAATATAACTGAGAGTATATTCTTAAGGCAATCAACTTACAACATTGTGTTCAGCAATGTTAGCAGTTCGTACTGGACAAATGGAAATACATATACGTTTAATGTGAGAAGTAATGCCGGTTGGCGTATAAAAGCCATCACTGAAAATATAACGACAGGTAGTGGTTCTCTTTTGAATCTGCAAGCTTCAGACAACTTAAAGGTTGGAGCAGTTGGTTCCGCTAATACAGGAACAGGTACTGCTGTTAATTTTAGAGTAGTAGGGAATGCCATAAGTATTGCAGGACAGGTAACAGTAGTTTTTGAAAGTACCGACTCTCCCAAAAAGTTCAATGATGCAACTCTTGTATTAAATATAACTAATGAATATTATCCTAAAGCTCATAAAGGATGGGCTGGCAGTAATATATATTACGATCTTGTTTCAGGGCATTTGACTTTCGATGATGTCGGTGTAACCACACACAAGACTTATCAGGGAGTATACTTTCAAGGAGGTAGCTTATATGCTATTTCACCGATAGGTATTTATTCTTTGGCAACAGTATTATATCCTCCTTTGGGGGGAACGACATCAAATATAGAATGGTCTGCAATTCCATATCCTATAACTAATGTAAACAGTAATCCTCCTTCGGGAAAAACAAATCTTGACCGTGCATACCTCTATGAAATAACGAATGCATCTACAGGAGTTGGCGATATTTGCAGATACTTAACGGAAAAAGGATGGGCGCCTCCGGGTAAAAAATGGCGAATGCCTACTTCTAACGAATTTAATGATGTATCGAGTTATTCAATAGTGGGTCCGTTTGTATCATATACCTCTACCCTAGCTGATGGAACTCAGTCTTTCGACAGAGGATATAATAAGTTAGATACAGGTTCTCCATTTTTCCCAGCATCAGGATATCGAGATACAAATAATAGTCTTGTTCAAATCGGAACAAATGGAATGTATTGGTCTTCATCCGCTAACGGAGCCAATAACTATGCCATGACTTTTGCTAATGGCAATTTGATAACAACCAATTATGAACTTTTTCGTACTTTAGGCTTTTGTGTGCGTTGTGTAGTAGAAGAATAACTTTTAAAAACAGTTATAACTTGAAGGGAAGATATATAGGCTTTAATCCTACATATCTATCCCTTTTGTCATTTCTTTATTTTAGTGATGTTTATTTCTTTTGGATATTTATAAAATCCTTCTCCTGAGAGATATCCCAGTTTTCCTTGTTTTATAAAATTGTCTTTTAGATATTGTGCAAATAATTTTGCTTTCAGATCTCCATTAGCGGCTATATTATATACTGTATTTATACCAACTATATCATATATTTCAAAAGGACCAACAGGTGAGCCTGTTGCGATACGCCATGTTTTATCGATGGTTTCAATATCGCCAACACCCTTTAGGTAGAGTTCGGTAGCAGCTGCCATAAAAGGCATTAACAATGAATTTAAGATATAACCACGTTGCTCTTGCTTTACAAGGATAGGAATCATTCCAATCGCTTTTGCAAATTCTATAACAGTATTATACGAATCAGCATCAGTCTCTGAAGATTTCATAATTTCAGCAATATTGCAGTGAAATAATAAATTTGAAAAATGTAATGCCATAAATTTATGAGGACGTCCTGTAAACTCCATCAGATCGCTGGGTAACATTGTTGATGAATTAGTGGTGAAAATTGTCTTTGCAGGAGCAACTCTTCCTAGCTCTGTGTATAATTTTTGTTTTATTTCGATATTCTCGGGTATAGCTTCTATTGTAAGATCAGCATCTTGAACAGCTTCAGAAAGATTAAAAGAATACGAAATATTATTAAAAGCGGCATCCATTTCTTCTTCGGTAGCATGAGCCTCTCTCAGATATATGTTCCTTAGTAACTCAAGGTTTTCAATCCCTTGACTGTATAAGTCAACATTGATGTCATATATCGTGACATTGAATCCTTTAAAAGCTGTCTGAAATGCAATTTGAGAGCCCATATTACCTCCCCCTAGAATAGTTACATTGGACATTTTATTCATCTTCCTTATTTTAGTTTGTATAGTTGAAGTATCTCTATATTTTTTTCATCTATCGTATTGATAATCGTGTCTGTTAAAATTAAAGTGTAATTTTCTTTGAAAGCACGCAGATTTAAAAAATATTCTTGATTTCCAATTTTCCGTCTCTTCTGCACTTTTGTGCTTCCATCTATATCCAATAGAGGCAAGGGCATAACTATAAACTTGATTTCTTTATTTTCAATATACCTTGTCTGTTCATCACGCATTTGAGGATATGACTCATATGTTAGATTCGGTGAAACAAAATAACGAATATTAGGAACGATTTTACATGTTGTAAATAAACTATTACCCAGACCAAAACCAACATTTAGGAGTGTTGGTTTTGGTTCCTTAACAATTTCATCATGAATTTTCTGTGTAAGTAATCCCGGCTTCAAAGAAACTGTAGTCCCGGCGATCTTACTATTCCCCAAATCAGTCTGACTATAGCCTATATATATCATACAACTTGTAATGATAAGTAAAAAAGCAGATGTAATATATTTTACTATCGTTATAAAACCGGATATGTATATAAACAAACTTAGTACGCCCAATAAGCTAAAAATAAGAAATACAACAGGATAATACATTTGAAAAACCGGAGACATAAATATAATAATGTAAAGAGCGACTCCGGATAATAGTAAAGCATATTTACCTAAAGTATACTTAATATGTTTTACTGGAAAATAGAAAACTCCAATAAGTGCCATAAAGAAAAGTGCAAAAGGATCCATAAACAGGTATACAACACGGAGCAATACTAATTGTACAGAACTGCTTATCGTCTGTAATTCAGCATATTTTCTATTCAATTCAATATAAATAGAGTATGCTTCTTGGAGTGCGTCATTAACATAGAGGTACAAAAGAATAGGAGTTGCAATAATCAAAAGTCCTGCAATATATGCAACCATATTTACTGCAAAATTTTTGAACGCTCTCTTCCGTAAAAGATTAAAAAATATAGCAGCTAAAGGAAAGAACCAAAAAGCCAACAAATTGAGTTTTATGAAAAGTACCATAGAACACATAATTCCATGTATAAACATTACTGACGGCTTATGGATAGATACACCTTTTCCTTTAAAATATCTGACAAAGTAATATAAACTAATACATTCGAAAACAAGAATAAACTCTTCTGCTGATCCTCCCGCTTTCATTATTTTCAGTATAAAGACAGGGAAAATAATAGCTACTATATATGCAAAAGCATTATCCAAATATAATTTAGATAGCTTATAGATATAATAAACCATTATAAACCATGCAGTCCATTGAATCAGAAACATTCCGAAGAAAGAATTATTTGATATAAGATATCCCAGACCATATATAAAGAAAATAAGAGGCCCTTTATGATCAAAAGTTTCAGTATAAAGGGTTCTGCCATTAAACATAGCTTTTGCTACATTAAAGTAAATATTTACATCTGCCCATTCATTTGAATAATACAAAGGAGACATGTGAGAACAGATGATTAATAGAAAAAAGACATAACAACCGAGAAGTATTATTATTTTACTTTCGGTCAGTGAGTTAAAAACGCTCATGCTCAAATTATATTCTTTTTAATTACTGTTTTACAGTTATAATTTCTTCCAATAATTCGGCAGCTCTTTTATTGCCACCTGCTTCTATAAAAGATTGTTGAATCTCTTTAGCCGCTTTTTTATATGTAGGATTGTATAATAGCTCATCTACAGCATGTTCGATGTCTTTAACGCGCATACGACTATATTTGATGCGAATACCACAGCCGTAGTTTTGAATTAGTTGTGCTGTATGCGATTGATCGAAGGCCATCGGAATAATGAGCATAGGTATACCATTCATAAAAGTATCGCAAGTTGTATTTAACCCACCATGCCCGATTACAACATCTATATGTTTCAATAATTCCGATTGAGGAACATATCCTTGCACTATAAAGTTCTCAGGCCATTCATCCAATATGTTAGGATCTGCAGCCGCTATAACAGTAACAGGCTTATCTTTTAACGCGTCAATCATGCGGCTAAAGAAATCTTTCCGACTTTGGACCAATACTGTTCCTATCGAAATGTATATCTTAGGGTGGTCACCCATTGCCTCAAGCTTTTTCCAATCGAATGGAGTATTATCCGGTCTACCTGTCAATGCCCCTATAAACTTCATATAGGGTGGTACAGAAGCATTATCTAAACCGCAAAATAGCTGTGAGGTATAGTACATATTCAATAGCTTAGACTGCACAAACTCTTCATCCCCATCTATTCCAACAAAACGTTGTAAATCAATGATTGATTTATGTACCCATTCTGTAACTTTAGGTGCACTTTGAGGGTCGTTCAGAGCATTAGGTGTAATAGGCGTTATAGTGGCAAATGGAATATTTTTTAATTGAGCGGACAGTCCACCAACAAAAGTAATACAATCATTCACTATTACATCGGGTTTATATTGCTCTACAATCTCATTAAACTCGTCTATCATCATCCTAGCAAAAGGAATATAGGTATCTTCCAATCCTAACTTAAGAGCTTCAAGTGCCGGCATATTAGCGCCCTTATTTTGCAGCAAGATTATTCGTTCTATCTCTTTTTTGTTTTTACTCTCTGTTTTTTCCATATAGAAGTATTTTGCTCCTAAAGGAAAGAGTTTCATATTGAGTTTGGTCATACCCGCCCAAGCAACATCATGGCCTCTTTCTAAGAGAGTGCCTCCTATACTTAATGTGGGGTTTATATGCCCCCAGAAAGGAGGAATTACAAATAAAAATTTAGACATTTAATTCTATTTTAAGGTTATAGACCTATTTGTTTTGTAAGTATATTTTCTAATAATTTTACTGCTTTAGCAACGCCTCCCGCTTCTTCAAATGATTTTTGTATTGCCTGGGCATTTTCTGAATATTTCTTGTCATGGAGAATTTCGTTGACAGCATCTTTCAATTGCTGTGCCTTAAATCGATTGAAGTTTAATCGTATTCCTGATCCGCTATCTACAACTGTGCTTGCAACATAGGATTGGTCATAGGCAATAGGTAAAACAACCAAAGGTTTGGCATATGACAATGATTCACAAACAGTATTGTGTCCTCCGTGGCATACTAAAACATCCATTAGAGGGATAAGTTTAAGTTGTGGAATGCGTCTACATACTATAAAATTTTGAGGCATATAGTCAAACAACTCAGGATCGGAAACAATTACGATTCCTATCATATCATTCTCGAAAGCCTCTGTCACTTTCCTTAGAAATTGTCGTTTGAGGTTGTGATCAAATGTTGTTCCTATTGTGACTAGTATTTTAGGAAGATCATTCATTGATTGAAGTTTATGCCAATCAAAATCATCGGTCAAATCTCCTCTATTGATTACTGGACCTACGAATTGGTAATAATTATCTAAGTTAGATTCTCCAAATAATTTTTTAGAAGTATATACAATTGTAAGTAATTTGGAGCAATCTAAACGCTTATCGCTATTAAGCCCTACACTCTTTTGAAACTTTATAATCTGATCTCCTTCCCATTCATGAATCGTCGGTAAAGCTTCGTTTACCTTTATTGCCGCCGGAGCAGTTACAGATGTTACATAAGGTATATTCTTTTGTATTGCAGCTACTGCTGCAGCAAATATCTGATGATCATTAATAATGATGTCAGGTTTATAAGCATCAATAAGTTTTTTTATGCCATCAAGCATGCCCGCATTCATTGGAATTAATACCTCATCATAGAGGAACTTCAAGCTATCAAGACCATAAACAGCTTTTTTGCCTAGCTTCAGAATTTCATTTTTTATCTGTTCTTTATCGGCTTCACTTATATCAGCATCGAGTAAAAGAAATGTGCCGCCGTTGGGTATTCTTTCTTCTAATTGAGGATCAATGCTTATCCATGCCACATCATGTTTATTTTTAAGCAATTCAGTCCCCAAACCTAAGGTAGGATTAACGTGACCTGTAAGTGGCGGAACTATAAATAAAAATCTGCCTTTCATTTGATAAATTCTAATAGTTTCTCAATAATCCATTGTGGTTTTTGAATAGGCAAGTTATGATCGCCACTACCTTCTAATAAATAAGAATTTGGAATAATTTCTTTCAATAGATTTCCGGCTAATAAACAATCCGAATCAGAGCCATATAATAATAAGGTTGGCACTTTAATAGAATTGGTAGATAATATATCAAACAAATTATTATCTATATCAAAATCTTCCTTAATTGAAGTATGGTTGAATAAGTATTCATAGAGTTTTTTATTCTTTTCAATCTGCCTTTTTCCGGGCTGTAAAGATGTGGACTCAGCATAGTTATTCAAATACTGATCTATAAATTTATTCCCATATTTTTGGAGTACTTCAGGAGCATCACCTTCGTCCGGCTTGGGAGACTCTATCAGGCTTAGTTTTTCCACCCTATCAGAGTAAAGCATTACCGTTTTTAAGGCTATAAGACCACCATAGCTGTATCCAATCAAGTGTACTTTCTTTAAGTTCAGAACATCAAGTAGAGCTATCAAGTCATCAGACATCGCCTCAAGATTATATCCACAGTCAACACGTTCACTCAGACCGTGACTTTGCAAATCATATAATACAACATGAAAATGTTTAGCCAGTTCGGGGGCTATGTTAAAGTAGAATACTGACATATTGGTAAACATACCATGAATCATCACAATAGCCTGAGATGCTTCACGATTCATTTCCAATACATGGATTTTCTTGTTATTTATCTGAATGATTGCCATCAACAATAAAGTTTACAATATCTCCTATATTCAACTTTACAATCTGATCAAGATCCATTGCTAACAACCATTTTGTAAAGTCTATATCCGTCCCGTATTTAATTCTAACTTTCTCAGCAAAAGCCACAAGCTCAATACTATCCATCTCCAGATCTTTTGTAAATTTACTATTTTGAGTTATATCAAGTTCTTCTGCTATATCTGCACCTATTATATCTGAAATAAACTGATGCAAAACTTCAAATACCAGATCTTTTTCTTCTTTTACGATTATTGTGTCCATCCTATTATGTAGTTTTTATATTTAAATATCTTTATTTCACAATCTTCAATAAAAAGAATGTCTTCATTTATTCTTTTTACTTCATATCGTTTAGGGTTCCCTTGAAGTCCCACGCCTAACATTTTTCCATAAGCTTCTTTTGCTACCCAAAAACGAGTGCTCCATTCTGTGATATCCTTATCTTTAATCAATTCGAGTTCGTAAGGGGTGAATGAAATTTCCAAAAAGTCTTTTGTACGTTCCTCTATTGTTTCAATATCAATACCAACAGATTTTTCTGAAACAATGCTCACACTGGCTCCATTTTTGTGAGCTAAAGAAATCTCTAATCCTTTTGTTTCTTCTAGACCATACACATAAGGCTTGCCATAATCATCATATTTTATAAAGTATTCAATTGGGTATGTTAATTTACCACTCTTATTCTGAACATACCACCTTAAACTATCTTTAAGAGCAATCCTGCTAGTAAGATAATCTTTCCGCTTATTTAGAGGCAGAGAAGCTTGTCGTTTCTTTTCGGGCTGATTTAAGTATCTTTTTCTAAGAAATTCTAAAACACCTGTTTTATTATATATACTTTCCGATAAAAATACTCCAGGTGCGATTTGTTGCGATATAAAATTTTTTCCAGGATTCAAAGTCATCTCCCATAGCAAACTATCAAACTCAAATCGTCTGTTTTGCCAGCCTTTGACAATACACCATACTTTACTTTCTCTTTTCAGTATCATTTCTGCTGTCGTAAAGTCTTTATCAATAGTTTTACTCAAACAGATACATTCAAATAATCCTTCTTGATCACGCATATCTTGATAAAAAGTAATTTCCTGAACTTTTACAGGAAAGGTTATATAGTTTATATCCAGAATAAGATGTAAATACAAACCATAAGTTTGCCCCATATTATCAAGGAGAGATCCTTTGCCTGCCTTTTTTCTTATATAAGATCTTATACCTTTTTCTGTGACATTTGTAACCATTTCTATTCCCTGATATTCAATTCCATGAAACATATACTTTTCATATATTTGCTCTGGTGTAGGTAATGGTCTGATATCTTCTCCCAGATCAATATAATCTTCATAATATGAATCAGGCTTAGAAAATGAGTTTCTTAATGTAACCTCGCCCGATGCATAATGCTTGATGTTTAAAGAAAGTAATTCATCAGACTTCCACACACCATTTATTTTCTGGACAAAGGGTGTATGAACTTCCATCCACTGATAAACACTGATAGGTCCAATTCTTACAATCTTTTTTGACAAATCCTGTCTATGTGCAGCTTCAGCTATCAACTCAAAGGTCATAGTCATTGGAATTACAGGGTTTAAGTCTTCCACATAGTTCCAATTTGCCGGTTGCTTAACTAATGAGTGCCCTATTAGTGTAGGGTGTGTATCTAATGATACGTATAAATCTTCTTCAAATGTTGATCCTGTCTTGGCCCCATTTCTTATAATGGTAGGTTTTAAATCTTTTTCGATAACAGGAGAAATGGTATTCGTGACTTGAGATTGAGTATTAGCAGAGATATTTTTATAGTTTATATTCCTTTCCTTTAATAGTCCGGCTAGTTCCATCTGCATTTGTGCCATCTCTTTGATATTCTCATTCAGAGCTGACATTATCGGATGAGAAGTTTCCATTGCTAATGAGTCAAAATCAACAGAAGTCGTTTTTTGTAGACGATTTCGGACATGTCCACTCAAAAGAGGAAAGTCTGATTGAAAGCCCATGAGCATTTGTAGATTCATTCCTTTTTTCTGTTTTTTCTTATTCAGTTTCTCTACATTAAGAAAAGACATATCAACATTCCGACCTTCTATATAAAGCAATGCCATCACGCGTCTCAATTGCTCTAATGTAGTTCTTTGTGTGCTGACCTCAGATATAGAACTATAGGGTTTGTTTACCAATATATCATCAACAAATCCGACAAGGCTTCCTCCTCCGACCTGAATAAATACGCGCACATTTTCCTCATCATAGAGTTTTTCAATAAGCTCTCTAAATCTTACACTTTCTATAAGATGTTTGACTGATAATGCTTTAATATAATGAGATTCGGTTGGATAAGGTTCCAATGTATTCGATGACCACATTGGCACACTCGGATCAAGGAATTCGAGATGTTTAAACGAATCCTCAAGCAGATCAAGCCTGTCTTTTATGAAAGGAGTGTGAAATCCAGATTGATATGGTAAAACCTGAAAGAAAATCTTTTCCTGTCTAAGAGATTCGGACAACTTATTAAGAGCATCTTCGGTAGCGCATAATAATACTTGATTCGGACAATTATCATTAGACAAGTAAAGATTAGGTATTGAGTCTAGATACTTCTTAACCCTCTCCCGCCCTACACTGACAGCAATAAAGAAAACACCATCTATTTTATATTGACTCGCATCTAAGCAGTTGATAAGTTTTTTGATTGATTTACCTGATACCATACCTGATGCTTCCACGCCGAACCATTCACCTAAGCTGTGTCCGACATTCATAT encodes:
- a CDS encoding type I polyketide synthase, translated to MENKKDIAIVGMSCFAPEASNYTEYWNNLINGVDCIKDVPADRLDPRYFDETKTPAVDRFYCKRGGFIPDILFDPMQFSILPLAVEGMDTAHLLALKSVYEALEDASVFEKNISLKKCALVIGKGAYVGSAIWRAMDIVHVSHQITEAVKKALPDLSDEELDKIKEQYQASRGRYQADSMPGLIPNLIASLISNKLDMQGPSYVVDAACASSLIALDHCVKELESGRCDIAVAGGVHVGHNAPFWSIFSQLGALSHKQQICPFSENADGLLIGEGSGFVVLKTLDKAIADKDRIYAVIKAVGVSSDGSGVAVMAPSVNGQKLAIETAWANRDLDKSKIGYLEAHGTATMIGDKTELQTLSEVFPKEECDKDVLIGSVKSNIGHAMPAAGILGLIKTVLALYTRKIPSTLHCEHPLKGIENTRFRPVQQLQDWDENNYPLVAGVNAFGFGGINAHVILEAYGDKRSLDDDVEKSPFHDKVIAISSTSKEELIKTLRNGQTASFNQDGDYRLVLFNPTPDRIEKAIKFIEKDLIWKGRQDIWFTNKPLIKNGGKIAFMYPGYDPGVNPEIESLINYFKFSLPEEEYKSTESKIIDNVLRLYRINKAMDMSLKVLNIKSDMNVGHSLGEWFGVEASGMVSGKSIKKLINCLDASQYKIDGVFFIAVSVGRERVKKYLDSIPNLYLSNDNCPNQVLLCATEDALNKLSESLRQEKIFFQVLPYQSGFHTPFIKDRLDLLEDSFKHLEFLDPSVPMWSSNTLEPYPTESHYIKALSVKHLIESVRFRELIEKLYDEENVRVFIQVGGGSLVGFVDDILVNKPYSSISEVSTQRTTLEQLRRVMALLYIEGRNVDMSFLNVEKLNKKKQKKGMNLQMLMGFQSDFPLLSGHVRNRLQKTTSVDFDSLAMETSHPIMSALNENIKEMAQMQMELAGLLKERNINYKNISANTQSQVTNTISPVIEKDLKPTIIRNGAKTGSTFEEDLYVSLDTHPTLIGHSLVKQPANWNYVEDLNPVIPMTMTFELIAEAAHRQDLSKKIVRIGPISVYQWMEVHTPFVQKINGVWKSDELLSLNIKHYASGEVTLRNSFSKPDSYYEDYIDLGEDIRPLPTPEQIYEKYMFHGIEYQGIEMVTNVTEKGIRSYIRKKAGKGSLLDNMGQTYGLYLHLILDINYITFPVKVQEITFYQDMRDQEGLFECICLSKTIDKDFTTAEMILKRESKVWCIVKGWQNRRFEFDSLLWEMTLNPGKNFISQQIAPGVFLSESIYNKTGVLEFLRKRYLNQPEKKRQASLPLNKRKDYLTSRIALKDSLRWYVQNKSGKLTYPIEYFIKYDDYGKPYVYGLEETKGLEISLAHKNGASVSIVSEKSVGIDIETIEERTKDFLEISFTPYELELIKDKDITEWSTRFWVAKEAYGKMLGVGLQGNPKRYEVKRINEDILFIEDCEIKIFKYKNYIIGWTQ